The nucleotide sequence AACAGTTTGCTCGTGTCGATACTTTTCTATTAACCATACCCCTATATTTTATATCAGTCCCTACCCTAGGAATTCCTTAATATGTGATAAACTACCAAATACGCCTAGTTGATGATAATTTCGACAATAATAAGTTTCCAAGGCCTTCTAACTTACTTTGAGACCATCTGCAGTGTTTTGTGACAACTTAGTTCGTTGAAACATAGGTTAACTTTTCCAGTAGAGATGTACTTCCTGATCAGAGGTTATCTGGACCCTAATTCTTTACAACGAGGCAACAAAACATATACGATATATAACGTTTCATGTAATTATATTACCGTATCAAAAATGAATCAATTAAACAATAACCTAAATAAGATAACTCATAAAATATCAGAAGAGGGTGCACCCATTTTAGAACAATTAATTGAGAAGTTAACTGGAAAAGGTGCGATCATTACCTATTCATTTAATAACCTCAATATAGAGATGCCCAAGGCCCAGGGTCCTGAAGGACGCCAGCTCGGGGGCGGTAAGCTCACTGTGAACGGTACGATCAGAATTTCGGCCGAAGTTCATAAGAAAAATGATGACAATTTTGAAGAAACGAAAGGTATGGAAATGCCGAGTAAAGTGGACATTCAAGGCTATGATAGCAACAATGATGTTATCCACTAATGGAATCCAGTCTAGAATGCGTGGACCGCAGGTTGACAAGACTCCGCACAAATAATTGAGATTTGGTTGGATTGACTCACGTCGACGATAAAGAAATTGAGAATTCTAGTAATCCTTTGATTGATATTTTTGTAAAAACAGTTAAAGCAGTTAAGAGTGGAAACTTACAGGTTAAAATCCAGAACAAATCAGCAATAGATATCGTAGCGACTTCAGACAATGAATCAAACAAGATTGATATCGATCTACTGGAACCTGAATTATTCGATCTCTTCAAAATAAGTAGTAGCGATGCTCATAAAGATAAGAACATACCACATGATAAAGAAACCGACAGTTCGGTAGATAAGATATTGGAAAAACTGGATGGTGCCAGGGAATTTATACACTCCATGACCGATAAAGAATCAACTTTTCAACTCCAGTTGGATTTAGCCAAGACTTTTGCACATAAATTGACAGAAAATAACGTTACGGTTGTATTAATGCGAAAGGGTAAGGAGGCCATGGTATTAGGAAAGGAGGCAAAACCAACTGTGTCGAAGATCATCTCGGGTAGCGATGATTTACAGATTAAAAGTGTAATTGAATCCTCAAAGCTAATTGGTGATATTAACCCAGAAAACTAATCTAACCCCTCTCCTTCAATTATCATTGCAAGAATTATAGTAATACTGACAATTCGACTCCGAGAATTATAACATTATTAGATGTAGGGTCTCATTAATAGAATCCAAACACTTTGTTTAATTTATATACAATGATCCCTACTGCTTAACCTTAGGTACCGCATATGTCAGATAATTCTATTGTTATAGTTAACCCCAATTCCAAGGGTGGACAAACAGGAAAAAATTGGGAGTCCATTGAACAAATATTAGTAAAATATTTTGGTAATGACTTAAAAATTGTGTTCACAGAGAAAGCAGGCGATGGAATAGTGCTCGCTCGAAAGCACCTACATAAAGGATCCACACAGATAATACCCATAGGGGGTGACGGAATTATTAACGAAGTTACTAATGGATTTTTCAAAGAAAATATTAACAGAAACATTGACTCTGTAGATTTTAAAGATATCAAACATGATGATTTATTATCAGTTACGAATGTTGAACCCATTAATCCAGATGCCATTTTGACAATACTTCCAGGGGGAACGCGCAATGTATTAATTAGGTCCCTAGGTTTATCGCCAGATTTTGATGACTGTTGTAAGAACTTATCAGAATCCAAAAATTTTAAAAAGATTGATGTTATTGCTGCATTAGTAATGGCTAACAACGAAAAAGATTCGAGACCTGAATTCAGATTATTCCTAAATGCTGCTGAGATAGGATTGGGTGCGGAAATTATTGATAAATCTAAACTGGTAAGAGATCAAATTAGTAGTCGACTACTTTCTACTGTTACTGGAATACTTGCAACGCTTCCTACTTATAAAAGTAATGTATGTGAAATAATTGAAGGATCACTTGAAAGCAAGAGTACAAGTAATAGGCTTTTGACAAAAATGACCATGGGCATGGTATCTAATGGCAGTTATTTAGGGGGTGGATTCCAAGTTGCAACTAAGGCGGACGTAACTGATGGACTACTTGATACAATAGTAATAAAAAATTCGGACAGTTTCAAAATCCTACATAAATTAATAAATATAAAGAAGGGTGAGGAGGCCATTTCAAATGAGAACGATATCTACTATAGTCAGTCTCAGATAGTAAAGTGGATAACTGAAATTCAAAATAATATAACTGTGTCTGTTGATGGAGAACCTATCGGAATTTTACCTGGTTTATTTAGAATCCACCCACAAAATTTAACTATCCGATTATGACCTGTTAAACAGATTGATATATACTCAAACATTTCAACCTCTTTCCCTTTAATGGTAATTATGTGTACATTTATTTGACAAAATGTGAACAAGCGGATGGATTGTCTTACAGGGAGTAGAGTCTACGACGAATTATTGTTTCGATGGCATTATTAAGATGTCACTAGGTCAAAGCATGCATCACCCCTGATATAGGATGTTACTTTAGAACTTTCAAACATAGTCAATATCAATTTAGATAATAGCAGTTTGTCTAAAATGTGCCCAGTATCAATAAGAGGGCTGGATCTCCCATGTGAAAGAATAAGCAACTATAGTGGTTTCGAAACTGTGAAAGTTCCGTTCTATGACAGCTTCTTTGTGCCGAGGATATATTCTGAACAGGTATACAGAAAAAATCATAGTGGGATATATTAATGAAATTAATTAGAGGAAGAGGGAACTCAAAATATTTTGATCATGCAAGCGGTTATCTTCCATCCTATCTTGTTGATGTGTTTGAAAGGAGCCTCAATTCAGAAGATTTGTTCGATTGTTCATAGATTATTGCCAATCTCAGATGAATTGATCAAAAAATATTTGTTTTACATAATTGAATACGGACTGGTCTCTTCTAACGGTAGCAGTTAGTTCTATTTTTCAAGCCAGGATGGAATAAACTTATTATTCAAAATAGAGCGCAAGAAATTGACAGAAACTGACCACTAGCGAGATTCTCTTGTATTTGAAGTGAACTAGTCCAAACAGAGATAATAGTAAAAAAGGCTTATCTTGCTAGCGAAATTGCAAAATCTCCCTAGTGGTATCCAATCCCACCTCACAACATTATAAGATAAATGCAGTCTAAAATATCTTAAAATGCTGTTATGGCTTTTGAGATTTAATAGAAATTAAGTTCTCGTAATTTGCCTTTGTGATAAAATAAAATTTGGGATATTATTGCTGATAACGATAGCCGGAGAAAATGAATTTGAACGTATACATTAGACTAATAGAATATCTTTGAGACGGTAATCCTATTGTAAAAATACATGACGAAATGGCAGACCGCAGGGGTAGTTTATGAAAAATTTTAATGAAAATAAAAATAATGAAAAAATGGAACAATTGCTTTCTGAGTTAAAGTTTTTGGAAGATGAGAACAGGCAGCTCAAAGCGAATGAGGATTCTTAAAAGGATTTACAAATCATTACCGTTCTTGAATTAAGGACACCATTACAAACCATTTTAGGATATGTTGAAATGATAAAGCTTCGAATTTTTTTTGTATATATGTGTTGCCGATACTTTTTGAACCGTTGACAATTAGAGTAAATCTTTTGCCATATTGTATTGAACTCGCGTAACTGAAAACAAATTCTTGGTTATCCTCCATATTGTAAACGGTTAAATATTCACTGATTAAAATATTAAATATGTCGGGATCTTCGTCTGTTATGGTAGTTGAAGACGAAAAGGAACTGGCTTCACTATTTAAGGCCTTTGTAGAAAAGATGGGCTATGATGCAGTGTCCTTCACAGATCCGTTGATTGCGCTAGAATTCTTTAAGCAGAGTACTAAAGAGTTTTCACTGATACTTACTGATCTAAGGATGCCAGAAATGTCAGGAATAGAGTTAGCTGCTGAAATCAGAAAATTAAATGATAAGATCAAAATCATTCTGATCACAGCATTTATGGTTGATGATTTAATATTGAGTGAGAGCTATAAGGCTGCCAAGATAAATGAAATAGTCCAAAAGCCAGTCAAAATTGCAGAATTAAGAGAAATCATCAGTATGGTATTACAGGAATGATAATAGCTATGGACTGTTAATACCACGATATTAGTATTATTTTAGCAATTATAAGATCAATTTTGGATATATATTTGAACATGCGTTGGGCTCTAGCATTTAACTCCAAGTTCTTTAAAGAGATTATAATTCATCGGACTACCTTTTATTATAATTCCGTTGTTGGGAAAGAAATAGATTGTTTCATACAATCTATTTGCTTAGGTTACTATATATTCAATAGATGATAAATTTTTTCTGCTGTACTTTATCTATCAAAATACAACGAATGTTTTATACATTAGTAATATGACAGGTGTCAATTCTGAATCATTTCATTAAGAAAAACATCTATTCTTTATGTTATATGCAGTTACGAGTAGTCCTTTACTGATCCAAAAGAGCCAGATCAGGGTACAATCTATGATTCTCTGTACTTTATATTATTGAACAGGGATTCATTCGTTAAAGTTGAAAGGGATCTTATTTGACATGGATGGCGTATTAATAGATGCAATGCCATTTCATGCAGAGGCTTTTCAAATTGCATTTAGAGAAATAGTTAAGCTTGAGATTGACAAAAGAGACGTGTTCTTACTTGAGGGGATGCCAGGTCCTGAACTTATCAAGGAAATTTTCAAAAGAAACAAGGTCAAATCGCCTGATGAGAAACTTGTAGAAGGCATTAGTAATCGGAAAAAAGAATTATTTGAAGAGCTCCAAAGAGCAAGAGCTTTTACTGGGGTAAAAGAATTAATTGAATCACTCAATTGTGAGAATTGCTTAAAAGCTGTGGTGAGTGGGGCGTCTAGAAAAGAGGTTGAATCCCTGTTAGAACAAAACAACCTCGGTAAATTTGATTTAATAATATCGGGCGATGACTTGGAAGAAGGAAAACCAAGCCCTGAACCGTTTAGCACGGCGCTTTCTAAACTTGGACTAATGTCTTCGGAAGCTCTGGTTGTCGAAAATTCACCACTAGGTGTTGATTCAGCTGCGAAGGCCAATATCGAGTACATTATTACACTTAATAATACCCCACTTGAACTTTCAGATTTTCATGGCATTCCAAATGATATATATTTTACAAGTAAAAGGATTTTTGAAGATACTCAATCAGCCAGAAAATTTTTAATTGATTGGTGCTGTCATGATTATGAACTGAATATGATATAAATAAAGATCAAAGGTTGTAGAGTATTATGCGAAGTTTAATAAGATCTGTGCAGACAAGGTTCTATCGTTATTATTCTTAGTAAGAGATTAATTTATAAATGATATTTATTGAAAAATTTGACTATTACACAGCAGGTGGAATATTAATGAGCACTGGGCAGTGTTCCTTCAGATCGCGATTATTAACAGATAGCTGACCTTCCTTTTGCACTTTTGGTATGAAAAGACGTTGTCAAACTTCCAACTGAATTCTTACAACTTTCTAATTTACAATTAACGTTCATATCAAACTATACTAACAAGACTTGTAATGTTCTAGAAAATCAAGAATAAAATAATTAACCTTTGCAATGAAATTATTTTGATGAAATCCCATCGTAGATAAGGTAACTATCTGGAGATGTCAAGATCTTTAATTAATGGTAAATATGTGCATGTAGGACAATCTCAAAAACTATTATCCAATCTTTGGATAGGTTTCCAAGATAATAATTTAAATTATAAAAAATATTTATAATTTGGATCATATGCGAGATGTTGTATGCAGAAGGGGTTAATGAAGTTGGATGAAAGAAAAGTGTTAAATAAAATTTCAAGATTTTTGAATAGAGAGGCAAAGTCAAGAAATGCAAAATGTGTTGTCATTGGAATTAGCGGTGGAATAGATTCAACTGTGACGACATATCTCTCAGCACAGTCTTTGGGTTCTGATAAGGTTCTCGGCCTGTTACTTCCGGACTATTCTGTAACACCCAAAATCGATGTAAAGCATGGATTAGAGATCTCAAAAAAATTGAAAATTAATTATGAGTTAATAGATATCGGCAAGGGTAAAAATCAAATTATAAAGAAATTTCCCCGGAATAAACTAGCAAAAGCCAACTTTCTAGTTAGACTCAGGATGGCAATCCTATACTACTACGCTGCAGCCAGAGAAGGCATAGTAGTAGGAACCGCAGATAAAAGTGAATTGCAACTGGGCTACTTCACAAAATATGGAGATGGAGGAGCAGATATATTTCCAATTGCAGACTTGTATAAAACAGAAGTTAGGAAAATTGCAAGGTACATGAAGGTTCCTCAGGATATTATTGAAAAACAAAGCAGTGCAAGGCTGTGGAAGGGACAGACCGCCGAAGGTGAAATCGGAGTGTCATATGAAACTATCGACAAAATTCTTAATCAGATAAATTTTAACAAGATTTTAAAAAACTCTCCAGTCCCTGAGATAATGGGCGTGGATAGAAAAGACGTGAATACCGTTATTGAATGGATAAAAAGCAACAGACACAAACATGAGTTACCAATTCCCAGGTGTAATTTTAATTTTTAGTAACAGATTAAGTTTTGTTTCACAATCTCTTTGTTTTTCTTATAGATAATACCTAGGGAAACGACTCGGCCATTATACGTACTGCTATATAAGAATCTATTTCAAAAGGTTATCATTAAGATCGATTAAGATCGACTAAATTTAAATTACTACTAGAACCTAGCACATTTTATCGATTCCCGAGGTAATAATTCATTATAAGAATGGGTAATAATAATTTCGTTCTGAAATATATCAATAAGTAGTATAAGTGGAATATAAATAGAAATTGAATTTATACATTAAAAAAATCACTGTTAGACCATTTGAAATTGCTGCTCAAAAGGCTGGGTTATTTAACGAAATCAACCGCTATCATCTTTGACCAAAATCATTTCATTGTTTATCTC is from Candidatus Nitrosocosmicus arcticus and encodes:
- a CDS encoding HAD family hydrolase; this translates as MKGILFDMDGVLIDAMPFHAEAFQIAFREIVKLEIDKRDVFLLEGMPGPELIKEIFKRNKVKSPDEKLVEGISNRKKELFEELQRARAFTGVKELIESLNCENCLKAVVSGASRKEVESLLEQNNLGKFDLIISGDDLEEGKPSPEPFSTALSKLGLMSSEALVVENSPLGVDSAAKANIEYIITLNNTPLELSDFHGIPNDIYFTSKRIFEDTQSARKFLIDWCCHDYELNMI
- a CDS encoding response regulator produces the protein MVVEDEKELASLFKAFVEKMGYDAVSFTDPLIALEFFKQSTKEFSLILTDLRMPEMSGIELAAEIRKLNDKIKIILITAFMVDDLILSESYKAAKINEIVQKPVKIAELREIISMVLQE
- a CDS encoding NAD+ synthase, with translation MQKGLMKLDERKVLNKISRFLNREAKSRNAKCVVIGISGGIDSTVTTYLSAQSLGSDKVLGLLLPDYSVTPKIDVKHGLEISKKLKINYELIDIGKGKNQIIKKFPRNKLAKANFLVRLRMAILYYYAAAREGIVVGTADKSELQLGYFTKYGDGGADIFPIADLYKTEVRKIARYMKVPQDIIEKQSSARLWKGQTAEGEIGVSYETIDKILNQINFNKILKNSPVPEIMGVDRKDVNTVIEWIKSNRHKHELPIPRCNFNF
- a CDS encoding diacylglycerol/lipid kinase family protein, coding for MSDNSIVIVNPNSKGGQTGKNWESIEQILVKYFGNDLKIVFTEKAGDGIVLARKHLHKGSTQIIPIGGDGIINEVTNGFFKENINRNIDSVDFKDIKHDDLLSVTNVEPINPDAILTILPGGTRNVLIRSLGLSPDFDDCCKNLSESKNFKKIDVIAALVMANNEKDSRPEFRLFLNAAEIGLGAEIIDKSKLVRDQISSRLLSTVTGILATLPTYKSNVCEIIEGSLESKSTSNRLLTKMTMGMVSNGSYLGGGFQVATKADVTDGLLDTIVIKNSDSFKILHKLINIKKGEEAISNENDIYYSQSQIVKWITEIQNNITVSVDGEPIGILPGLFRIHPQNLTIRL